The proteins below are encoded in one region of Limnohabitans sp. 63ED37-2:
- the ppc gene encoding phosphoenolpyruvate carboxylase — protein sequence MKQALPKNTPPLKSSASALDKNQKRDSERPLVEDIRLLGRILGDVIRVQEGPEAYELVEQIRKLSVAFRRDADHEADKALKKLLKSLPGDRAVSVIRAFTYFSHLANLAEDRHHIRRRAIHERAGHTQEGSIDVALQRLRWAGITPRSISDMLATSFVSPVLTAHPTEVQRQSILDAERDIAHLLTERDAIKARAAAVNAAKDALSPKELAANEQQIRARVMQLWQTRLLRLTKLTVADEIENALSYYEATFLREIPKLYAEIEQALPGQPIASFLRMGQWIGGDRDGNPNVTAQTLEHALTRQSDVALRHYLTEVHFLGSELSLSAMLVPFGPEMLALAERSPDTNEHRQDEPYRRALTGMYARLAATLKKLTGGDAARHAVAPQNPYATPEAFLADLRVIETSLRSHHAEALAAQRLHPLIRAVEVFGFHLATVDLRQSSDQHEEVVGELLTTARVEKNYRQLDEHAKQALLLGLLNDARPLRVPGADYSAHTVSELAIFDTAQRMLQSFGRQAIRHYIISHTETVSDLLEVLLLQKEVGLLRGTLDAQAHNDLIVVPLFETIEDLRNAAPIMRDFYALPGVAALVARSGGEQDIMLGYSDSNKDGGIFTSNWELYRAEIALVELFDKLKSSHGITLRMFHGRGGTVGRGGGPSYQAILAQPPGTVRGQIRLTEQGEVIGSKYANPEIGRRNLETLVAATLEATLLQPTKPATRAFLDAAAELSEASMAAYRSLVYETPGFTDYFFGSTPLKELTQLNIGSRPASRKALQKIEDLRAIPWGFSWGQCRLTLPGWLGFGSAVAAFLDKPDAAERKAALALLQKMYRQWPFFRTLLSNMDMVLAKSDLALASRYAEMVEDARLRKKIFAAIEAEWHRTADAITQITGEKNRLASNPALDRSIRHRFPYIDPLHHLQVELIRRYRAGLADERVQRGIHISINGIAAGLRNTG from the coding sequence ATGAAACAGGCCCTTCCCAAAAACACCCCCCCACTCAAAAGCAGCGCCAGCGCCCTCGACAAAAACCAAAAACGCGACAGCGAACGCCCCTTAGTGGAAGACATTCGCCTGCTGGGCCGCATTTTGGGCGACGTGATCCGGGTGCAAGAAGGCCCCGAGGCCTATGAGCTGGTCGAGCAAATCCGCAAACTCTCTGTGGCCTTCCGGCGCGATGCCGACCACGAAGCCGACAAGGCCCTGAAAAAACTGCTCAAAAGCCTGCCCGGTGACCGCGCCGTGAGTGTGATCCGCGCCTTCACCTACTTTTCACACCTGGCCAACTTGGCCGAAGACCGCCACCACATCCGCCGCCGCGCCATCCACGAGCGGGCAGGCCACACGCAAGAAGGCAGCATCGACGTGGCGCTGCAGCGCCTGCGCTGGGCGGGCATCACGCCGCGCAGCATCTCCGACATGCTGGCCACCAGCTTCGTCTCGCCCGTGCTCACCGCCCACCCCACCGAGGTGCAACGCCAAAGCATTTTGGACGCCGAGCGCGACATCGCCCACCTGCTGACCGAGCGCGACGCCATCAAGGCCCGCGCTGCAGCTGTGAACGCCGCCAAAGACGCGCTCAGCCCCAAAGAGCTGGCTGCCAACGAACAACAAATCCGTGCCCGTGTGATGCAGCTGTGGCAAACGCGTTTGCTGCGCTTGACCAAACTCACTGTGGCCGACGAGATCGAAAACGCACTGAGCTATTACGAAGCCACGTTTTTGCGCGAGATTCCCAAACTCTATGCCGAGATCGAACAGGCCCTGCCCGGCCAGCCGATTGCCAGCTTTTTGCGCATGGGCCAGTGGATTGGTGGCGACCGCGACGGCAACCCCAATGTGACCGCGCAAACGCTGGAACACGCCCTGACCCGCCAAAGCGACGTGGCGCTGCGCCACTACCTGACCGAGGTGCACTTTTTGGGCAGCGAGTTGTCGCTGTCGGCCATGCTGGTGCCCTTTGGCCCCGAGATGCTGGCATTGGCCGAGCGCTCACCCGACACCAATGAACACCGCCAAGACGAGCCCTACCGCCGGGCGCTCACGGGCATGTACGCCCGCTTGGCCGCCACCTTGAAAAAACTCACAGGCGGTGACGCCGCCCGCCACGCCGTGGCCCCGCAAAACCCCTATGCCACGCCCGAAGCGTTTTTGGCCGATCTGCGGGTCATCGAAACATCTTTGCGCAGCCACCACGCCGAAGCCCTGGCCGCACAACGTCTGCACCCACTGATCCGCGCAGTCGAGGTGTTTGGCTTTCATCTGGCCACGGTGGACCTGCGCCAAAGCTCGGACCAACACGAAGAAGTCGTCGGCGAGCTGCTGACCACCGCACGCGTGGAAAAAAACTACCGCCAACTCGACGAACATGCCAAACAAGCGCTGCTGCTGGGCCTCTTGAACGATGCACGTCCGCTGCGCGTGCCTGGGGCCGACTACAGCGCCCACACGGTCTCTGAGCTGGCCATTTTTGACACCGCGCAACGCATGCTGCAAAGCTTCGGTCGGCAGGCCATCCGGCACTACATCATCAGCCATACCGAAACCGTGAGCGACTTGCTGGAGGTGCTGCTGCTGCAAAAAGAAGTGGGCCTGCTGCGCGGCACGCTGGACGCACAGGCGCACAACGACCTGATTGTGGTGCCGCTGTTCGAGACGATTGAGGACCTGCGCAATGCCGCGCCCATCATGCGCGACTTCTATGCCCTGCCCGGCGTGGCCGCGCTGGTGGCCCGCTCAGGCGGCGAACAAGACATCATGCTGGGTTATTCCGACAGCAACAAGGACGGTGGCATCTTCACCAGCAACTGGGAGCTGTACCGCGCCGAAATCGCTCTGGTGGAATTGTTCGACAAACTCAAAAGCAGCCACGGCATCACCTTGCGCATGTTCCACGGCCGAGGCGGCACCGTGGGCCGGGGCGGTGGCCCCAGCTACCAGGCCATCCTGGCGCAGCCCCCGGGCACGGTGCGCGGACAAATTCGCCTGACCGAACAAGGCGAAGTGATTGGCTCTAAATACGCCAACCCCGAAATTGGCCGCCGCAACCTCGAAACACTGGTCGCCGCCACCCTCGAAGCCACCTTGCTGCAACCCACCAAGCCCGCCACACGGGCCTTTCTGGACGCCGCGGCCGAACTTTCTGAGGCCAGCATGGCCGCCTACCGTTCGTTGGTCTACGAGACCCCTGGCTTCACCGACTACTTTTTTGGGTCCACGCCGCTCAAGGAGCTGACGCAGCTGAACATCGGCTCGCGCCCGGCCTCGCGCAAGGCCTTGCAAAAGATCGAAGACCTGCGGGCCATTCCCTGGGGCTTCAGCTGGGGCCAATGCCGCCTGACCTTGCCCGGCTGGCTGGGCTTTGGCTCGGCCGTGGCCGCCTTTTTGGACAAGCCCGATGCCGCCGAGCGCAAAGCGGCCCTGGCCCTGCTGCAAAAGATGTACCGCCAGTGGCCATTTTTCCGCACCCTGCTGTCCAACATGGACATGGTGCTGGCCAAGAGCGACCTGGCCCTGGCCTCGCGCTACGCCGAGATGGTGGAGGATGCCCGCTTGCGCAAAAAAATCTTCGCGGCCATCGAAGCCGAATGGCACCGCACGGCCGATGCGATCACGCAAATCACGGGCGAGAAAAACCGCCTGGCCAGCAACCCCGCGCTCGACCGCTCGATCCGCCACCGCTTTCCGTACATCGACCCGCTGCACCACCTGCAGGTCGAACTCATCCGCCGCTACCGGGCGGGCTTGGCCGACGAGCGTGTGCAGCGCGGCATCCACATCAGCATCAACGGGATCGCGGCGGGGCTGCGCAACACGGGCTGA
- a CDS encoding DUF1800 domain-containing protein: MISVHPLDPHALPALGAEGGNEAPTEALATSPDTAASLPLASHALKRMPLAAGGLLLASCGGGGSSGGGIGFDAVLTDTEAARFLCQSGFSASTESMAAVRNLGLSDWLDSQLAMPLQGISRYEWMVSNGYAIEANRTNFTGADNAIWLKLMSSPDPVRQRMTLALSEIFVVSMQGLPIEWRGLCIAHYADLLERHAFGTYRQLLQEVTLSVGMGSYLNMLGNRKEDTRTGRVPDENYAREVMQLFSIGLVQLNADGTPRLSNGQPMDSYSAQDISQLARVFTGWERDRADAMDYAHVTRPMKHNAANFQSGDKTVLGTTIPGSWGGPEALSLALDTLANHPNVGPFMGRQLIQRFTMSHPSPAYVGRVAAVFNNNGSGVRGDLKATLRAVLLDPEARASPTGNASGRLREPVQRFVQWGRTFGITSISGRWPIGDTSDPASRLGQSPWRSPSVFNFFRPGYVPPGNELAANQITAPEFQLLNESTVAGYLNFMQSVISNGLSSGDVIANYAAELSLATDPPALLAHLNLRLAAGAIHPVTLSELSTAVATIAASNAAGQLNRVRAAILLVMAAPEYLIQK; this comes from the coding sequence ATGATTTCCGTCCATCCCCTTGACCCACACGCCCTCCCCGCTCTTGGCGCGGAAGGTGGCAACGAAGCCCCAACAGAGGCCCTGGCCACGTCTCCAGACACGGCCGCCTCTTTGCCCTTGGCGTCACACGCCCTCAAGCGCATGCCCTTGGCAGCGGGTGGCTTGCTGTTGGCATCGTGTGGCGGCGGTGGCTCCAGTGGAGGCGGGATCGGTTTTGACGCCGTGCTGACCGACACAGAGGCTGCCCGCTTCTTGTGCCAATCGGGGTTTTCTGCATCCACCGAATCGATGGCGGCGGTCAGAAACTTGGGCTTGAGCGATTGGCTGGATTCGCAATTGGCCATGCCGTTGCAAGGCATCTCTCGATACGAATGGATGGTGTCCAACGGCTATGCCATAGAAGCCAACCGGACGAACTTCACGGGGGCTGACAACGCCATTTGGCTCAAGCTCATGAGCAGTCCTGACCCCGTTCGTCAACGCATGACACTGGCCTTGTCGGAGATTTTTGTGGTCTCTATGCAAGGTTTGCCCATCGAATGGCGGGGCCTGTGCATTGCCCATTACGCAGACCTGCTCGAGCGCCATGCCTTTGGCACTTACCGGCAGCTTTTGCAAGAGGTCACCCTCAGCGTGGGCATGGGCAGCTACCTGAACATGTTGGGCAACCGCAAAGAAGACACACGAACCGGTCGGGTGCCCGATGAGAACTATGCCCGTGAGGTCATGCAGCTGTTCAGCATCGGTTTGGTGCAATTGAACGCAGACGGCACGCCGCGCCTGAGCAACGGCCAGCCCATGGACAGCTACTCGGCGCAGGACATCAGCCAACTGGCCCGCGTGTTCACCGGCTGGGAACGCGATCGCGCAGATGCCATGGACTACGCACATGTGACGCGCCCCATGAAACACAACGCCGCCAACTTCCAAAGCGGCGACAAGACCGTTTTGGGCACCACCATCCCAGGGTCATGGGGTGGACCCGAAGCCTTGTCCTTGGCCTTGGACACTTTGGCCAACCACCCCAACGTCGGGCCTTTTATGGGGCGTCAACTCATCCAGCGCTTCACCATGAGCCACCCCAGCCCCGCCTACGTGGGCCGAGTGGCGGCGGTCTTCAACAACAACGGAAGCGGCGTGCGGGGTGATTTGAAAGCCACTTTGCGTGCGGTTTTGCTCGACCCTGAAGCACGCGCCAGCCCCACGGGCAACGCCTCGGGTCGCTTGCGTGAGCCGGTACAGCGTTTTGTCCAATGGGGGCGTACCTTCGGAATCACCAGCATCTCAGGCCGCTGGCCCATCGGTGACACCAGCGACCCGGCCTCCCGCCTGGGTCAAAGCCCATGGCGCAGCCCATCGGTGTTCAACTTTTTTCGTCCGGGCTATGTCCCACCGGGCAACGAGTTGGCCGCCAACCAAATCACGGCTCCCGAGTTTCAGCTGCTCAACGAAAGCACCGTGGCGGGTTACCTCAACTTCATGCAATCGGTCATCAGCAACGGCCTCTCCAGTGGCGATGTCATCGCCAATTACGCGGCCGAGCTGAGCCTGGCGACGGACCCACCCGCGCTCTTGGCGCACCTGAATTTGCGACTCGCGGCAGGCGCCATCCACCCCGTGACTTTGTCGGAGCTGAGCACCGCCGTGGCCACCATCGCCGCATCCAATGCGGCAGGTCAACTCAACCGCGTGCGGGCCGCCATCTTGTTGGTGATGGCCGCGCCCGAATACCTGATCCAAAAATAA
- a CDS encoding uroporphyrinogen-III C-methyltransferase, with translation MTSPIDTAVDTQPKALPVTESPKALPSAWPPRWLVAVLGAVAVIALGVSLLMWQKLSRIQEQLARQSADTGLQALEAKTWAKQSQEIVQDSAARVALMEARLSEVALQRTQLEELMQSLSRSRDETLVVDIESALRIAQQQAQMTGSTEPLLAALQSAQKRVQRAAQPRLTPVARALEKDLERLKSLPAFDIPGLMNKLDEGVALVEGLALANGARASQSQIREQAEASGEQTPPTWWMNGLTRMLDEVKGLVRVSRIDAPEAALLSPEQAFFLRENLKLKLLNARLGLLARQKEGVRNDLGAAAVLVRRYAEPQSRRTTQLLQLLEQTSEQVRTAELPRIEASLTALNTAAAGR, from the coding sequence ATGACCTCCCCAATTGACACTGCTGTCGACACCCAACCTAAGGCACTGCCTGTGACCGAGTCACCCAAGGCCCTGCCGTCTGCATGGCCCCCCCGTTGGCTTGTGGCCGTGTTGGGGGCGGTGGCTGTGATCGCCTTGGGGGTGTCGCTGCTGATGTGGCAAAAACTCTCACGCATCCAGGAACAACTGGCCCGCCAAAGTGCCGACACAGGTTTGCAGGCGCTGGAGGCCAAAACATGGGCCAAGCAGTCGCAGGAAATCGTACAAGACAGCGCAGCCCGCGTCGCGCTCATGGAAGCCCGCCTCTCGGAAGTGGCTTTGCAGCGCACCCAGTTGGAAGAGCTGATGCAAAGCCTGTCGCGTTCGCGCGATGAAACCTTGGTGGTGGACATCGAGTCGGCCTTGCGCATTGCGCAGCAGCAGGCCCAAATGACCGGCAGCACCGAGCCCTTGCTGGCGGCCTTGCAGTCGGCCCAAAAGCGGGTGCAGCGTGCCGCTCAGCCGCGTCTGACCCCGGTGGCCCGGGCCCTTGAAAAAGACTTGGAGCGACTCAAAAGTCTCCCGGCCTTTGACATCCCGGGCCTCATGAACAAACTCGATGAAGGTGTGGCCTTGGTGGAGGGCTTGGCGCTGGCCAACGGGGCACGGGCCTCGCAAAGCCAGATCCGCGAGCAGGCCGAGGCCTCTGGCGAGCAAACGCCACCCACCTGGTGGATGAATGGCCTCACGCGGATGTTGGATGAGGTCAAGGGTTTGGTGCGTGTCAGCCGCATCGACGCGCCCGAGGCGGCTTTGCTTTCACCTGAGCAGGCTTTCTTCTTGCGTGAGAACCTCAAACTCAAACTGCTCAATGCCCGTCTGGGCTTGTTGGCGCGGCAAAAAGAAGGCGTGCGCAATGACTTGGGTGCCGCAGCCGTGTTGGTGCGCCGTTACGCAGAGCCCCAGTCGCGGCGCACCACCCAGTTGCTGCAGCTGCTGGAGCAAACCAGTGAGCAGGTGCGCACGGCCGAGTTGCCGCGCATTGAAGCCTCGCTGACGGCTTTGAACACCGCAGCGGCAGGAAGGTAA
- the hemC gene encoding hydroxymethylbilane synthase encodes MTETQQPSIVIATRESRLALWQAEHVKSLLEGLGCTVKLLGMTTQGDQILDRSLSKVGGKGLFVKELEVALQEGHADIAVHSLKDVPMDMPEGFELACVMEREDPRDAWVSSQYARLEDLPPGAVVGTSSLRRTVLLRALRPDLKIEPLRGNLDTRLRKLDEGQYAGIVLAAAGLKRLEMSERIRHIFETDQMLPAAGQGALGIEIRSDRADLRALLAQLADAPSWRRVAAERAVSRAMGGSCSMPLAAHATIEGGVLKLQAAWGDPEGATTLVTADAQASTDGLQAAEALGLSVAQALRDGGAH; translated from the coding sequence GTGACAGAGACCCAGCAGCCCTCTATCGTCATCGCCACCCGTGAAAGCCGTTTGGCTTTGTGGCAGGCCGAACATGTCAAATCTTTGCTCGAGGGGCTTGGCTGCACGGTCAAGTTGCTGGGCATGACGACCCAAGGCGACCAAATCTTGGACCGAAGCCTGTCCAAAGTGGGTGGCAAGGGCCTGTTCGTCAAGGAACTGGAAGTCGCGCTGCAAGAGGGACACGCCGACATCGCGGTGCACTCCCTCAAAGATGTGCCGATGGACATGCCCGAGGGCTTTGAGCTCGCCTGTGTGATGGAGCGCGAAGACCCCCGCGACGCTTGGGTGTCGTCGCAATACGCCCGCCTGGAAGACTTGCCGCCAGGTGCGGTGGTGGGCACATCGAGCCTGCGCCGCACGGTGCTGCTGCGGGCGCTGCGTCCCGACTTGAAGATTGAGCCCCTGCGCGGCAACCTGGACACTCGCCTGCGCAAACTCGATGAAGGCCAGTACGCGGGCATTGTGCTGGCGGCAGCGGGCCTCAAGCGTCTGGAGATGAGCGAACGGATTCGCCACATTTTTGAAACCGATCAAATGTTGCCCGCCGCAGGGCAGGGCGCTTTGGGCATTGAAATTCGCAGCGACCGGGCCGATTTGCGTGCCTTGCTCGCGCAACTGGCCGATGCCCCCTCTTGGCGGCGCGTGGCGGCCGAGCGGGCGGTGAGCCGCGCCATGGGGGGCAGCTGCTCCATGCCTTTGGCCGCGCACGCGACCATCGAGGGCGGTGTGCTCAAGCTGCAAGCGGCCTGGGGCGACCCGGAAGGCGCGACCACCTTGGTCACGGCCGACGCACAAGCCAGCACCGATGGCTTGCAAGCCGCCGAGGCGCTGGGCCTGAGCGTGGCGCAAGCTTTGCGCGACGGCGGAGCGCATTGA
- a CDS encoding uroporphyrinogen-III synthase, protein MALASDTSVSAAPWRVIVTRPGREAQAWADALLARGVPCDALPLIEIAALPNPNDLEQAWRDLPRHMALMFVSANAVRFFMAARPTNQPMPSCRAWSTGPGTRAALLAAGWPEALIDSPGEDAPQFDSEALWDLVAHRVQASVASTPTKPSVLIVRGADARGQLAGRDWLAHQLENAGLEVLQAVAYVRQAPVLTPAQQSLALQAVADGSAWLFSSSEAAQHLLLACPDLPLTQARALATHPRIAQRLQASGWGRVDLVPAGVDAQAQSIKSLT, encoded by the coding sequence ATGGCGCTGGCGTCTGACACGTCTGTTTCTGCTGCTCCTTGGCGGGTGATCGTGACCCGACCCGGGCGTGAGGCCCAGGCCTGGGCCGATGCTTTGTTGGCACGCGGTGTGCCTTGCGATGCCTTGCCCTTGATCGAGATTGCCGCTTTGCCAAACCCCAACGATCTGGAGCAGGCGTGGCGTGACCTTCCTCGGCATATGGCGCTGATGTTTGTCAGTGCCAATGCGGTGCGTTTTTTCATGGCGGCCCGGCCAACAAACCAGCCGATGCCCAGCTGCCGCGCTTGGTCGACCGGCCCCGGCACCCGTGCCGCTTTGCTGGCGGCTGGCTGGCCTGAGGCGCTGATCGACTCGCCGGGTGAAGACGCGCCCCAGTTCGATTCGGAAGCCCTGTGGGACTTGGTGGCGCACCGGGTGCAGGCGTCGGTCGCCTCAACGCCGACCAAGCCTTCTGTGTTGATCGTGCGTGGTGCCGATGCCCGGGGGCAACTCGCGGGGCGCGACTGGTTGGCGCACCAGCTCGAGAACGCGGGTCTGGAGGTCTTGCAAGCCGTTGCCTATGTGCGTCAGGCCCCCGTGTTGACCCCAGCGCAGCAAAGCCTGGCGCTGCAGGCTGTGGCCGACGGCAGTGCTTGGCTGTTCAGCAGTTCAGAGGCGGCGCAGCACCTTTTGTTGGCCTGCCCCGACCTGCCTTTGACGCAGGCGCGGGCGCTGGCCACGCACCCCCGCATTGCGCAGCGCCTGCAGGCGTCCGGCTGGGGGCGGGTCGATCTGGTGCCAGCGGGCGTGGATGCTCAGGCCCAGTCGATAAAATCGCTCACATGA